The Falco rusticolus isolate bFalRus1 chromosome 4, bFalRus1.pri, whole genome shotgun sequence genome includes the window ACGTCACCCAGCCGCGACACCTCTCTTTGCAGAAGCACTGGTGCAAGGGACACAAGAGAAGCGGTTTGGAGAGAAAAGTGATCCTTAAGATTGCAGGGCTGAATGTCAGCAGAgccgggggctggggagggcgCAGACCCTGGCCCCCCCTGACCGTGACACCTGAAGAGGAGAGTTTCATTGCAACAGGCTGGTATTTCAGGGTGGTATTTTGGGACAGCACCTGACTgatcattttcagaaaagccacTTTCCCTAGCAGGTTACAGGCACCACATTCACACTGCGCCAAACACACTGGGCAAgccaaagttatttttttccttgctgcacTCCAAAATTGCTCCCTGTGCACCTGGAGAGCAGAGATGCCACCGAGGCACCCACAGCAAGCACGACAGCACCCAAAGCACCCTGTGGCATGGAGGCAGCTCCCGGGCACAGCACCACCAGCCCCTGACATCACACTTCCCTGCTGGAGGATCTAAGATCTCCTCCAAACCCTGGCACTGGGGCTTTAAGCTCAAGGACCTTCATCCAAGCCTCGCCACAGAAGTCAGCTGGTTTTGTTGTCGAGTAAACAGCACCTAAATCACCTCAATGCAGATGAAAAGCCCCATCTCTGTTGCAAAGCCTGGTGGCTTGGGGATGACGGGAAAGGCTGCATCTCATCAGGAGTCGCCCCTGGCCTGCAGAGCATCAGCCAGGACTCGGAAGGGATGAAGGAGTTCAGCAAAATTTTGAACAAATCATAAATCTTCTCAATTTTCCAATTTTGCTGACTTTCTGGACTTTTGTTGACTACAATCTCTTGTCTTTAAATCCAGTTGTACGACTGCTACTCAAATTCTTGTTGCAAAATGGAAGTGTTGGGGAAGcactttcaaatttttttataCCATTTCAAGCTTGCCAGGGCTGGGACATtgctccatccctccctggtcctggggcagcagcactgaggcagCAGAAAACCCCAAGCAGCGAGCGCCCTGCTGGGTCCAGCACCATCCTGCTGatgaagcagaaatgtttgCGGGATGAAGCAGCCTCTTaaggctgcagagagcagccgATGCGTCCCCAGTTCCTACCCCAGAGCATCAGTCGGGGCTGTCTGAGCATCTGGGCCCAGCTGGCAGGCTATGGAGGGGCACTGCCCCCCTCCCTGCGTGTTTTACCATCCCCGAAAACCAAACTCGCTCCAGCATCTGAAGCACGACCCAACCCAGCAGGATGCTTCAGGAAGACATGGCTTTTGCTGCAGGGGAGCTCCACAGGGGCAAGGCTGTCACACACGGTGGAAAACCTCATCCGTCTCACACTGCTCAGTGCTTAAGCAGGCAGAATAACCCAAGGGAGGGGAAGAGTGTCATAACCTGACGAGCTAATTAGGCTGAAATATGTCTGTTGACACAGGCAAGAAGAACACGTgttcctgggctgcagggaccacAGCCACTGACCTTTCCAAGCCTTTctggggacagagctggagCCTGCTGCGGTCTCAGGTCTCACCACACAGAAGCAATGGTGGGAGCggtgggctgtgggcagggaaagCCAGAAGCACCCAAAAGCCTCAGAGCTACAGCTGGATGTTGCAGAGCCCCAGGGCAAtgccaggggcagcagggagagatggTCCCGTACAGCTCTGGCACTTGGAAGTGGCTCCTCTCTGAGATGCTACAGGGGCCGAGCCCACGGTACCCGGTGTAGGTGGGAGATGAGCGATGTCCTGAGCATTTCCCGCAGGCTTTGCTGGAGTACAAAGTATAGCTACAAGCACAGAGGAGCACCAGGAGGTTCTGCCGAAGCCTGAGGTTGCTAGGAAGTGCCACAGGACCTAATCCTGTTTGCCagtccttccctttccctgtgcCTAAACAACACAGCTTCCCCAGGAGCACAGGCCAGAGAAGCAGAGGGGGGAAATGGACCCTGCGGCTGGTGGTCCTGCCGTGCTCACCATCCCCACGTACCCCCAGGCCCGTACCTGTGCCCCACAAGCtatcctgcctgcctgggctctgccaggcagctctgggcagcagcCGGCCCCACATCGACAGCACCACTGACACCGCTGACATGGGATGTAACATCCCCTGTCCGCCGGCACAGCTCGGAAGAACCACAGACAAAATGTTTcggaaggggaaggagaaggaagaaacaagaaTAAATTCCCAATGGACGCTTTTCTATTGCCAACTCCAGAATGGCTGCcgcagctcagcaccaccaaGCACCTCTTTGTTTGATCCCACATCTCTGGGGCACCCTGCCTTGCGGTGGGGCTGCCAGGGGTCTTCCTCCCGCTGAGCACACTGGAGCGGTCTGGAGTGACTCTGGGAAGCCCTTGGAGCAAAGGGATCGTTGGCCCAGCTTGGCTGCTGGAGCATCTTCCACAGGATGGGCGCTCGCTGCTCCCCTCCTTTCCAGCACAGAGAGGGGAGCCCACGTTCAGGTGAGAGCGGCCACTCTGCGTCCCCACAGCATGCCAGGCAGCATGCCGAGCCCAGTTTGCCTCCAAGGACGCTTTGGAGATAGGACAGCGGGCGAAGGTGGCGTGCGACACCACCCCTCtccccaagcctgcagcatCTTGCACTGCCGATGGTGGTGGCTCCAGTGCGGGGAGCAGCCGCGTCAAGACTGGGATCCTGCTGCCGGTGGCGGCTTGCTGAGGGCTGGAGCGAGCGCAGCAATGCCTCCCCTTCCCGCTGCCAGCATCTGCGGGTCCGtctgctgcaggggcagggggcttggtgtcctgctgctgcctttgctttgtccgcctctgcctcttcccactCCTCCAGCTTTGTTCAGTTCCTCTTTGTTCAGTGCTGCCCTGACAGCGGCATTTGCTCTTGCGTGGGCAAGAGgtgccttcctccagccccagctttcCTCTTGCATCCGTGTGGCTTCGTTGCTTACCTTGGAAGCGCCCTAGTCCCTCGGTTCTCTTCCACCCCCCAAGGCCCACTCTCTCCCGGCAGTTCGTCCTCCCCATCACGATGCTCTGGGACAGCCGTGGGGCACCTCCTCTCCCAGGTGGGACCATGGCCTCCAGGATCCTCCGACAGTAAAGCAAATCTTGCAGAGACCCTCGATGGACCTCGGTCACCTCCCAGGGGGAGCGGGAGCACCGCTGAGGGATACTGCTGCTACTTGCTTTGCTGTTTAACTTCCTTTTCTCAAATCAGAAGCGGCCAAAGCAAAGAGATGGTGAATTCAGCAcgagtttgttttttttataatggaAGGTACAAGCCAGGCAAGGAAGAACATCCCCTCGCTGTGGCTACATTCGCTTTTAGTGGCTTTCAGAGCCGAATCTGAGAATTCCTCTCTTTATATCCAGTCTCTCTTAATACAATTTTAATATTCTGGTTGATCCTAAAGATGCAACGTTAACtatagaaacagcagcagaaaagcatggggtacaagacattttttttatacaaaaaaaaattctttttgttgcttacaaaacatatgcaaaagaagctaaaaaaaaccaaaaggcattGCTATTTGTTCTACATAAAAAATCTCATAactaatgttctttttttttaaaaaagaaatatcaagcTTAGGCACAattttgctgctggctgcttgtGAACAAGCCAAGAGAACACGCCACCCCCTCCTAACTGAGTGATATGTATTGACTGTTCTGCACTTTATACTtaaggcaattttttttgttttcattttgtttttgaCAAAGTGTTTTTTCCACCCCTTACGTCATGCCAGGATCCGTCCATGTGTGTCAGTATTAGCAGTACTAAAGTTTATGGTTCGAGAAGGTTGCAGGTCACACCGAGGGTTTTCTTCCTACAGATCTCCATATCCAGAGGAACAAGAAgatctacaaataaaaaaaaccaaaagcctgAAGTGAGAGAAACCCAAATGAGAATAAAACTTTGCTCCCTGCAAGGGTGGGGGGTGTCGCAAGCCCCAAGAAAGCCCCAAGGCTCgatgtggctgcagcagagcccagacATGAGCTCGCTATTCTGCTGAGACaacagctttgcctttttttttttccagggcagccccaggcagccaccagcacaggggATGTCAGGGGACCACAGCCCCTCCACGTGCCTGAGGGGGTCAGCCTCTGCCCCACCGCTGTGGGTCTGCTCAGTCCCTTGCTGACACCCCTGTCACAGCCCAACAggctcagctgctcctggccacGCACCATGTTCCCTTTCAAATGCagacagcccagcagcacctgccacGGTTttgctggggggtggggaatgtCACCTTCTGTCTCTCTTGGCATTTCTAGGACCTGCCCATTCCCTCCCATAGAGCCATCGGACAAAGGAGTTGCTGGTTTCCAGTAGccagctgtggcagggctgggaggtgcagagcagagctgagctgagctcaCTCAGGATGGTGGGAGCACCGAAACCCTCCGTCCTGGCTACATGGCTGCACCTCTCCTGTGGGGCAGAGGCTCTGGATGTCCACGGATGAGCAAGTGACATGCGTGTGCAAGTCATTTACTTATAGTAAATTAAGAAGGActtggctggtgctgagcacatGGGGCTGAGCAGCCAAAGCAGAGCAGCGTGCGttggcagcaggctggagcTGCAACAGGGTGCTGGGATCATGCGATGGGGGACGGTACCTTTACATGTGTCCAACAGGGTTGTGACCATCTCCTAGACCAGGATGTGAAGCTGAAAGTGTCATCTGGGGATCTCCTACTACTCCGGACACTTTCTCCTCTTCCCGACGCTTCAGGCAGGCTGCTTTAGGGTTCAGATTGCGCTCTATGCCAAAAACAgcaagggagggaaggaagcaacCTCAGTTTGGGCAACAGCATCGCGCATGGTAACAGCATCCCAAAGAGAGAGCGAGGACAGAGTCCCAGGACAGACACACGGGACCATGCGAGGAAACAACCTCAGTGCAAGCTGCTCCTTGCAGCGGCTGCAGTAACTTGGCTGGACCCCTGCTAGAGCAAaaccccctgcccagctgaaaCACCGTGCCAATTTAAACATGTGCTTGCTTACAGAAAACCCCCAAGTGCCTCAGCCAGCTCTCGGGGCCCAGGACTGAGTTTTCCAAAGCTGCTTAATGGGATCCAGGTGCCAAATTCCCCATTAAGCATGAGGGGAGACGGACAGAGCAGCCTCAAATCTACCCCAGGCCGGGGCTTTGGAAAGCTCAGCTTGCCACGTGGTGCAGCCGAGGGTGCTGCTGGCAATGCAAACACACAACCTCACGCCGAAAGCAGGAGTCACAACAGAGATGCACACGCACACAGAGATgtggggggaagagaaaggcCCCGAAATGCACCTGCCAGCTGGTACCATACCTCGTACTTGCTGCTCCAGGCCCAGAATGACCTGCACCGCTTGCTGTAGGATGATCAGTTTGGTCTGTGCTTTGTCCGTTTTTAAGTGCATCTGACACATGCGTCCCAGTTCTTTAAAGGCCTCGTTAATGTCCCGCACACGCACCCTTTCCCTGGCGTTATTGGCCATTCTCCTCTCCCGGTCCCTCAGATCTTTGTCCTCCAGTGACAAGGCCTCGTCTGTACTGCTGGGTTCATAGCACCACAGGGATTAGTCAGGGGGGTGGTACCAAGGAGGGGGGCTATACGTTGCCGTGCTGGTAGTGCTTCTGGTGTCCACTGGAAACGGCTCAAACAGCCTCACTTTGCAAAGCCAATTGGTCTCAGGTGCTTTctggagcagcccaggctcTCTGGGCTGCGTGTTGCCTCTGCGAGCCACGTGAAGGTGCTGCCAGTACGGGGCCAGGCGGCCACGGGGCCAGAGGGTGCTGCCGGGGGTGAGGGTGGGCAGTGGATGCAGGATCGACACCGACACCTTCTCCCCTCTGCAAAACTTTGCCTTCCtgttcatttttgctttgaaactaTAAGTTCCGGGGGTGGTCTCAGCCAAAAACATCGGGTTCATCCCCCAAGGGAAGACTTTTTGACAGAAAGCAAATCCCTCTTTGTAAGATTTCCTTCAAAAATCCCATCTGCAGCAAAATCCTCCCAAGGAAGGCACCTGGGGCAGCCGTGCGAGGCGGCCTGGCCTGGCACCCTCTTACGGGTTGGGGGGCAGCACCAGGGGCAGGAACCAagtgccctggctgctgctgagggtcAGTCTCAGATGCACAGACACTGAATCCAGGTCTTTCACCACAGCTAAAATCACCCTGGAAGGGGGcgattttcttttccaggcaCGGCCAGGAGCTTTGGGAGAGCCCCCACCActggcagcaccccaggggtGTCCAAAACACGCAGTGACAAGGGCAGAAGGCAGAGTCGTGCTGGCAGCATCTTAAACCATGGCCTCACCTGCAGCCCATCTCCTCCAAACCCCAATTTACTGTACAGACGACCTTCTCCCCCAGAGCAAAAATTCTTGCAGGAAAGACACCTATCTGAGGAGGGTCCTTGGGTGAGACCTGGAACTGGGACAGACTGGCCTTTGGCTCCAGGGGAGCCCTACGGGGATAAGCCTTCAGCGAAGAGGGGCCGCAGCATCAGAGCCTTCCTGGGTGTGCCGGGGGGGCTGGAGAGCCTCCAGGCGGTGCCCGATTGCGTGGAGCAAAGCAAGGGCTCCCCAGGCAAGCATGTGCCTGTGCTcactgcccctgcctgcctcctctcCTTGCTACCTTGTCCCTGCCCGTGTCCCCTCCTCACTGCCTTGGTGCCCCGACCGGCACCGCTACTTTCTCTCCAGCGCGCCCAGGGTGGCCAGGGGGAGCGGAgccaccagccaccccagcacctgAGCCTGCCCTGCTCGTTCCTCCGAACACAGGCTGGCGGCTCCCCGCAGTGCAGACACAGCTCCAGCAGCGCTTTGCACGCCACAGCGGGGCAGGATGGAGCCGTCTCCCTGCCACCAACAACTGCTGCTGGTGGTCTGCGCTGCCGTGCGGGGTCCTCTGGGTTACAGGGACGTGCGGTGCCTTGGCTGGCTTGTGCCCTGCTCAAAGGGGGCACTGACCCCCACAACACCCCTCAATCTTCACCTGTCCCTTCACACCCCATTAGCCGCTGATGGCAGCAGGAGGATCCTGGCAGCCCATGGCACACGGGGACCGATGAccccctcccacagcagccctgcaggagggGACGTGGGGGTCGGCTTCTCTCCTGCAAAGCAGCCCAAAGGCCAAAACCACCAGAGAAGGGGCACCCTATCTGCCTGCTGCCGGCAGCACGTGGGGCTCGGCTCGCTTCCCCGACTGCGTCCAAGAAGGGTTTAAAAAGGGACAAGCGTGGGAGACCAAAGTGAACACGGTGCCAACTCTGTCtagcccctgcccccccgccgcccctcggCTCCTGCCTCGATCCGCAAGCAGCAAGTACAAGGTAGAGAGTGGGACCACCGAGAGGTCACGGCTGGGGACTGTCTGTAGGAGATCGGAAAGAACagaaccaaaaaataaaaactcaaaaaaaaaaaaaaaggaaagggaaattaaaaaagagacaggaaaaaatatacatgttatgaaaggcaaaaaattacaaactgaaGAGAGGCACAAAGGACTCCAACATCAATGCAACAGCAGAGGCCAGCAGAGAgaagcacagccaggcacaAACCACCGATGCGTGTTACAACAGCCTCTGCAGAGAGAAAGGGGGTTAACCTGCCACggcaccccagcagcagcgggCCAGGAGCGGGAGCATGCACTGCGGGATGCAGGAACAAAGCAGCAAAGTCCTCCAGAGCAGGAAGCCAAGGCCTCCGCTTCCCCTCCCGCTGGGACGCAGCACCCAGGACAAGCACCAGTGGCAGAGATGGGCACACGCGCCGGGGAAGGGAGCGAGCATGCCCCGGCCGGGGGGAGACCCTGCGTGCGCACGCCTGCAGCTCCGGGCTCTGCTAGCGATGGGCAGCGCTCCCAGCTTGCACCGGAGCCCTGGCTGTACAGGCAGCAAGGGCTGCTCAACCCTGGGCTCAGCGTCTCCGTCCCCTGCCCCTCGCACGGCTCCAGCGATCCCCAGGGGTCTGCCGGGTGCCCACCAACCTAGGGTGCAGCGGTGGGGACAGGAGCGCAGAGCGGGCAGGGAGGACAGGGCGTcactcactgctgctgcagctgcaggcagagatggGCTCTGTGCTTGGAGCAGCCCTCGGAGAGACGTCAGATCTGGGCCCCTCTGGCAGAtttgctgggtttggggtttgaactgccgcccccccctccccgccgcccccctcaTTCTGTTGGCCAAGCAGCTGAGCAAAATGCCTggctgcaggaaagcaaggaCGGCGCAGGTGCCCCCTCTGGGACCAGCATGCAGCACGCAGAGTGGCAGTGGGGAACAAAGAACAGCAGGGATGCAAAAAAGGGGGGGACgggggaggatggggggggggaacgggggagaaagaaaaaaaaaaggagagaaaaaaaaaaaaagacatcaacAGCCTTGGGAACTCAAGGACACAGGGGAGACAGACAGTGCGAGGCACCACAGCACGTCAcaggagacagacagacagacagccCCGTGCCGATCAGATACGTAAAATATCACCACTCCGGGACCCTC containing:
- the LOC119146593 gene encoding uncharacterized protein LOC119146593, yielding MVPPGRGGAPRLSQSIVMGRTNCRERVGLGGWKRTEGLGRFQGKQRSHTDARGKLGLEEGTSCPRKSKCRCQGSTEQRGTEQSWRSGKRQRRTKQRQQQDTKPPAPAADGPADAGSGKGRHCCARSSPQQAATGSRIPVLTRLLPALEPPPSAVQDAAGLGRGVVSHATFARCPISKASLEANWARHAAWHAVGTQSGRSHLNVGSPLCAGKEGSSERPSCGRCSSSQAGPTIPLLQGLPRVTPDRSSVLSGRKTPGSPTARQGAPEMWDQTKRCLVVLSCGSHSGVGNRKASIGNLFLFLPSPSPSETFCLWFFRAVPADRGCYIPCQRCQWCCRCGAGCCPELPGRAQAGRIACGAQVRAWGYVGMVSTAGPPAAGSISPLCFSGLCSWGSCVV